One Bdellovibrio bacteriovorus str. Tiberius DNA segment encodes these proteins:
- a CDS encoding cache domain-containing protein, which produces MWNKLWKTRSYRYKTLALLIGAMVPLWAIVLFYVLPLVRENMYEDRRVAIRSTVDIATKVLEFYHDQYQQKILTEDEAKKQALKAVSKLRYSGNEYFWINDLHPTMLMHPIKPELDGKDLTGFKDPNGFHLFVAFAEKGKTAEGEGFVPYLWPKPGSPNPEPKISFVRNFKPWQWIVGSGVYVDDVETAIASFRNKVLIGFTIAFVVAFALFFVFASRLMSFLARTVNDTNDASQQVLEASNMLSSAGQNVAQGAVESAARIEETMGSIKNLNEIVQANQDRARAAAELAKSSESGASQGAMEVKKLIEAINVMSKISGEITSAMDIIDDIAFQTNLLALNAAVEAARAGEQGKGFAVVAEAVRSLALKSAQAAKEVKSVITSSVTQTQVSLELAERSDRVLDGIVSSVQKVNVLNQEISETTAHQSEGIRAIHEAMGSLERQTQAFSAAAEETAATSEEMSAQANTLQHMVHSMATEVIGKAS; this is translated from the coding sequence ATGTGGAATAAACTCTGGAAGACTCGCAGCTATCGCTATAAGACGCTGGCACTTCTTATCGGCGCGATGGTTCCCCTGTGGGCGATTGTGCTTTTCTATGTGCTTCCGCTGGTGCGTGAAAACATGTACGAAGACCGCCGCGTGGCGATTCGCAGTACTGTTGATATCGCCACGAAAGTGCTGGAATTCTATCACGATCAATATCAGCAAAAAATTCTGACCGAAGACGAAGCCAAGAAGCAGGCGCTGAAAGCCGTTTCGAAGCTGCGCTATAGCGGTAATGAATACTTCTGGATCAATGATCTTCATCCAACCATGCTGATGCATCCGATCAAGCCCGAGCTTGATGGCAAGGATCTGACGGGTTTTAAAGATCCGAATGGCTTCCATCTGTTCGTGGCCTTTGCGGAAAAAGGCAAGACGGCTGAAGGCGAGGGCTTTGTTCCTTATCTTTGGCCAAAACCGGGTTCTCCGAATCCCGAACCTAAAATCAGTTTCGTGCGCAACTTCAAACCTTGGCAGTGGATTGTCGGCAGTGGCGTTTACGTCGATGACGTGGAAACGGCGATTGCTTCCTTCCGTAACAAGGTGCTGATTGGGTTCACGATTGCCTTTGTGGTGGCGTTTGCCCTGTTCTTTGTCTTTGCCAGCCGCTTGATGAGCTTCCTGGCACGCACGGTGAATGATACCAACGACGCCAGCCAACAAGTGCTTGAGGCCTCGAACATGCTTTCCAGTGCCGGCCAGAACGTCGCTCAAGGTGCGGTCGAATCTGCGGCACGCATCGAAGAAACCATGGGTTCGATCAAGAATCTGAATGAGATCGTCCAAGCCAATCAGGACCGCGCCCGTGCCGCGGCAGAACTGGCGAAGAGTTCTGAAAGTGGCGCTTCTCAAGGCGCCATGGAAGTCAAAAAACTGATTGAAGCCATTAACGTCATGTCAAAAATTTCAGGCGAAATCACGTCGGCCATGGATATCATTGATGACATTGCCTTCCAGACGAATTTGCTGGCGCTGAATGCCGCGGTTGAAGCCGCCCGTGCTGGTGAGCAGGGGAAAGGTTTTGCTGTTGTGGCCGAAGCCGTGCGCAGTCTGGCGTTGAAGTCAGCGCAAGCTGCGAAAGAAGTAAAATCCGTTATCACCAGCAGTGTGACGCAGACTCAAGTGTCTCTGGAACTTGCAGAGCGCAGTGACCGCGTGCTGGATGGGATTGTCAGTTCTGTACAAAAAGTGAATGTGTTGAATCAGGAAATTTCTGAAACCACGGCCCATCAATCAGAAGGCATTCGTGCCATCCACGAGGCGATGGGTTCTTTGGAACGCCAGACACAAGCTTTCTCGGCGGCAGCGGAAGAGACCGCAGCCACGTCCGAGGAAATGTCTGCTCAGGCCAATACTTTGCAGCACATGGTGCACAGTATGGCGACCGAAGTGATCGGGAAGGCCTCTTAG
- a CDS encoding HvfC/BufC N-terminal domain-containing protein: MKLSELQSLFKRNILAPEADPAYMEFLKPAGKLSLEQAFQIYHRTYLARLTEALRATYPAVAWVLGDNFFNDLCRKYIESQPSVAYNLADYGETFSGFIHETSTAKGIPFLPDLAKFEWVYKEVQHAATPEPLPVETIQQLLSSDDVKMHMIDAMELFESEYAVYDIWEHRLEPAYMFEDVNWNTPQNLLIHKKQQKVLVQELQPVEAQILHALIAGRTVSEALTPHANSLSPERIAQLFEMMMRAGIIEDVMSVEAY; this comes from the coding sequence ATGAAACTGAGCGAACTACAGAGTCTGTTTAAAAGAAACATCCTGGCCCCGGAAGCAGATCCGGCGTATATGGAATTTCTGAAACCTGCCGGCAAACTAAGTCTGGAACAGGCCTTTCAGATCTATCACCGCACCTATTTGGCACGACTGACGGAAGCCCTGCGCGCCACTTATCCGGCGGTGGCCTGGGTTTTGGGGGATAACTTCTTTAATGATCTGTGCCGAAAGTACATCGAATCCCAGCCGTCGGTGGCGTACAACCTGGCTGACTATGGAGAAACCTTTTCCGGCTTCATTCACGAAACCTCGACCGCGAAGGGCATTCCCTTTTTGCCGGATCTGGCTAAGTTTGAATGGGTCTATAAAGAAGTGCAGCACGCGGCAACGCCTGAACCATTGCCTGTTGAAACAATTCAGCAACTGTTGAGTTCGGATGACGTCAAGATGCACATGATTGATGCGATGGAGCTCTTTGAAAGCGAATATGCCGTCTATGATATCTGGGAACATCGCCTGGAGCCGGCATACATGTTTGAGGATGTGAACTGGAACACCCCACAAAACCTTTTGATTCACAAAAAACAGCAAAAGGTGCTGGTGCAGGAACTGCAACCGGTGGAAGCGCAGATCCTGCACGCCCTGATTGCGGGTCGAACCGTATCTGAAGCCCTGACCCCGCATGCAAATTCGCTAAGTCCGGAAAGAATCGCCCAGCTCTTTGAAATGATGATGAGAGCCGGGATTATTGAAGACGTGATGTCGGTGGAGGCCTACTAA